The proteins below are encoded in one region of Polypterus senegalus isolate Bchr_013 chromosome 2, ASM1683550v1, whole genome shotgun sequence:
- the LOC120524312 gene encoding olfactory receptor 11H6-like, with amino-acid sequence MLGSNQTSSAVKEFIITGFLGFRDQESRRYLFGVFLTVYLFILVGNILLIVIFLSDRTLHTPMYILVCGLAVLDIAITTNTVPSMLVLFTFEYRVVPFAACFTQTTFWLGLCSTECFLLALMAYDRYIAICNPLHYPNLMSNSLITKLMVCCWVFGFLCAIVTVAVLLRLSFCGSNQIIHCFCDFGSLMFLACGDIQITNYVALGIGLSVLLIPMAFILFSYMQIIFSVIKIASTEERTKAFYTCGTHMLVISVFFLTDELNDSNELEVIEVEDEESVEGGFM; translated from the exons ATGTTGGGATCAAATCAAACCAGTTCAGCAGTCAAAGAGTTCATCATTACTGGATTCCTGGGTTTCAGAGACCAAGAAAGTAGAAGATATTTGTTTGGTGTCTTCCTCACAGTTTACCTCTTCATTCTTGTTGGGAATATTCtcttaattgttatttttctatCTGATAGAACACTCCACACCCCTATGTACATATTAGTCTGTGGTCTGGCTGTTCTTGACATCGCCATCACTACTAATACTGTGCCCAGTATGCTGGTCCTgttcacatttgagtacagagtcGTGCCGTTTGCTGCTTGTTTTACTCAGACGACGTTCTGGTTGGGTTTGTGTTCAACCGAATGCTTTCTCCTTGCCCTAATGGCCTATGATCGCTATATAGCCATTTGCAACCCACTTCATTATCCTAATTTAATGTCCAACAGTCTCATCACAAAACTGATGGTATGCTGTTGGGTGTTTGGCTTTCTGTGTGCCATCGTTACTGTGGCTGTTCTTCTCAGGCTTTCATTTTGTGGGTCTAATCAAATAATTCACTGTTTTTGTGACTTTGGGTCTTTGATGTTCTTAGCCTGTGGGGATATTCAAATCACTAACTATGTTGCTTTAGGCATTGGTTTGAGTGTCCTGCTTATTCCTATGGCATTTATCCTTTTTTCATACATGCAGATAATATTTTCGGTCATCAAGATTGCCAGCACGGAGGAGAGAACGAAAGCCTTCTACACGTGTGGCACACACATGCTggtcatttctgtcttttttttgacG GATGAACTGAATGACTCAAATGAGCTTGAGGTGATTGAAGTTGAAGATGAAGAATCTGTAGAAGGTGGCTTTATGTAG